A single region of the Apium graveolens cultivar Ventura unplaced genomic scaffold, ASM990537v1 ctg3113, whole genome shotgun sequence genome encodes:
- the LOC141700947 gene encoding ninja-family protein AFP3-like, which translates to MRGKEVVVEEINEDIDLSLSLSLNERFGVDPQRNHKLTGAPSHLINPHQRRSAVFNENGSVEVKMRPSFPTGPRVMETRRQEVQSLAPMDANRRSLHSSGSSTISYFQNQIIEGHGFPANIGSADKNRANGREFKKVSEMPHVYTTISGRKINGYLSKYNQEETRILCACHAISMTPAEFIKHAGGGDVAFPERHITVMPVVGDGEVVNPHY; encoded by the exons ATGAGAGGAAAGGAGGTTGTAGTTGAAGAAATCAATGAAGACATTGATTTAAGTCTGAGCCTTTCTTTGAATGAAAGATTTGGTGTGGATCCACAGAGAAATCATAAACTAACTGGTGCACCTTCTCATTTGATCAACCCTCACCAAAGGAGGTCGGCTGTTTTTAATGAAAATGGATCGGTTGAGGTAAAAATGCGGCCTTCCTTTCCAACTGGCCCAAGGGTAATGGAAACCAGAAGACAAGAGGTACAGTCATTGGCGCCTATGGATGCTAACAGGAGGTCACTCCATTCCAGCGGCTCTTCAACAATTAGTTACTTCCAAAATCAAATCATTGAAG GCCATGGATTCCCTGCAAACATTGGATCAGCTGACAAAAACCGAGCTAATGGGAGAGAGTTCAAGAAAGTCTCAGAAATGCCACATGTTTATACTACCATCTCTGGGCGAAAGATAAATGGGTATCTGTCCAAGTACAACCAGGAGGAAACTCGTATCCTTTGTGCCTGCCATGCTATTTCCATGACTCCAGCTGAGTTCATCAAACATGCAGGTGGTGGTGATGTTGCCTTTCCGGAGAGACACATCACAGTCATGCCTGTTGTTGGTGATGGTGAAGTGGTCAATCCACATTATTAA